Part of the Panicum virgatum strain AP13 chromosome 4N, P.virgatum_v5, whole genome shotgun sequence genome is shown below.
AAAATTACTTTTAAATGGCAAGGATGTTTTGTGAAATAGGCGAGCTAATATTTTCCAATGTTACCTTTTCTCTGATTGCATGCTTAATTGATCATTTGTAGGGAGAAAGTACAGCTTGCAGCACCAGCAACCAGACTGTAAGCAGCCGTGGGAGCTGGAGCCCTGGAGACTACGCCACTTCAACTGCCTCCAAAGACAAAGTACTGGCCAGGTTTGAGGAGGTTGGGATTCGTCAAAGCAGCTGCCCTCATTTCGCTGGAACCTCGTCATTTCACATCGACGACTATCTTCACCTGCGGCAGAGTGAGGACCTCCTCTTTGAGAAgtggaggcagaagcaaagaaTCGAGTCTGGCGGCCTGTTCCTGTGCAGTAGACCGACGATTCTGTAGATTATGGCCAATTATTTCTCGGCCTGGTCCCTGGCAGGATGAGCGCAGTGTGCCGATGATGAACGGGGTAGAGTTAGGCCAATAAATGGGtagatttacatttttttttgttactatTTTAGTTCATTCTCTCTCAGTTTTGTGAATCAGCAGTGTTTTAACCAAGGACGGGATGACGGGTAGTATTACCTCTGGACTCTGAAATTTTCGACGTGTCAGTAGCTTCATGGGCTGGAACTGTTCTGGGCCTTGTTTCGGCCCACGGTTCCATCTGGAACGCGCACCCCACCCACTGCTGCAGCCTTGTCCGGCTCCAAATTATCCGGAATAAATGGGCCAGGAGCCCAGGACTCCAGGAAATGGGCGAAAAAATAATCTTGGCCAGGAGAAATAGTTTCCGCGACGGCCTCGTGCGGCCACACACAGAAACGGACGCGCCCTTATCCCATCGTACCCGCCACACGGCGCGCCGCCAGTGGCCCCGCGGATGCGGCCTCATCTCCCCCGGCCGCCCCCGCGCGCGGTTTAGATTTCCCTGGGGGCCCCTCTCGCCGCGCCGTCACATAATTCTCCGCGCGCTCTTCTTCTGCGCCCCTCTCCTCCCGAACAGCAGATACCACACAAGCAGCGGCAGCGAGTGATCCATGGCGGCCCAGGCTCTCCTCTCCGGGCGGCAGCTGCTCGGCCGCCCCGTGCAGTCGGCCGTGTCCCGGTCCTCGTCGGCCAGGAAGGCGCCCTTCGTCGTCAGGGCCAGCTCCAGCCCGCCGGCCAAGGTCCCTAGCTACTACTAGCTCCGATCCTCGCTGCTACTGATCCGTGAATGAACGAATTGAATTGAACTGAAtcttcttgtttttctttgcAGCAAGGCGCCGACAGGCAGCTGTGGTTCGCGTCCAAGCAGTCCCTCTCCTACCTCGATGGCACGTACGTGGCTGGCCCTTGATGAATACGTTCTTGCGGTTACTACTACTGTTACTGTATCGATGACGCACGCGTTCTGAATCTCTGACCTGATGATCTGAACTGCGTGCCGCCGCAGGCTGCCCGGCGACTACGGGTTCGACCCGCTGGGGCTGTCGGACCCGGAGGGCACCGGGGGGTTCATCGAGCCCAAGTGGCTGGCCTACGGCGAGGTGATCAACGGCCGGTTCGCCATgctgggcgcggcgggcgccATCGCCCCGGAGGTCTTCGGCAAGCTGGGCATCATCCCGGCGGAGACCGCGCTGCCGTGGTTCAAGACGGGCGTGATCCCGCCCGCGGGCACCTACAACTACTGGGCCGACTCGTACACGCTCTTCGTCTTCAACATGGCGCTCATGGGCTTCGcggagcaccgccgcctccaGGACTGGTACAACCCGG
Proteins encoded:
- the LOC120669722 gene encoding chlorophyll a-b binding protein 8, chloroplastic-like, translating into MAAQALLSGRQLLGRPVQSAVSRSSSARKAPFVVRASSSPPAKQGADRQLWFASKQSLSYLDGTLPGDYGFDPLGLSDPEGTGGFIEPKWLAYGEVINGRFAMLGAAGAIAPEVFGKLGIIPAETALPWFKTGVIPPAGTYNYWADSYTLFVFNMALMGFAEHRRLQDWYNPGSMGKQYFLGLEKFLGGSGDPSYPGGPLFNPLGFGKTEKEMKELKLKEIKNGRLAMLAILGYFIQGLVTGVGPFQNLLDHLADPVNNNVLTSLKFH